One Engystomops pustulosus chromosome 7, aEngPut4.maternal, whole genome shotgun sequence DNA window includes the following coding sequences:
- the LGALS3 gene encoding galectin-3, translating to MSDDFSLDDALSGQSKSNTVQSGQGQDQNQNNPWGGQNPGQQYPGFPGPGQGQQYPGFPGPGQGQQYPGFPGPGQGQQYPGFPGQGQQYPGFPGPGQGQQYPGFPGPGQGQQFPGYPGFPGPGQSYPGAPTPGQPGQPGQPSAPSISPGPLKVPHQISLPSGLEKGMVLTVHGIPTGKRFVIDFVDGQDIAFHFNPRFDERPNVIVRNSMSRGNWGSEERKSPKFPFVQNQPFKLQILFEPDCYKVAVNNENLFQYNHRLKNFSKINVIRIGGDLTLSEASMYKM from the exons atgtcaGACGACTTCTCT cTTGATGATGCTCTATCTGGTCAGTCAAAATCAAACACTGTGCAATCAGGCCAAggccaggaccagaaccagaataaCCCTTGGGGAGGCCAAAACCCTGGTCAGCAATACCCAGGATTTCCAGGACCAGGCCAAGGCCAGCAGTATCCAGGATTTCCTGGACCAGGCCAAGGCCAGCAGTATCCAGGATTTCCAGGACCAGGACAAGGCCAGCAGTATCCAGGATTTCCAGGACAAGGCCAGCAGTATCCAGGATTTCCTGGACCAGGGCAAGGCCAGCAGTATCCAGGATTTCCTGGACCAGGGCAAGGCCAACAATTTCCAGGATATCCAGGTTTTCCAGGGCCAGGACAATCATACCCAGGAGCTCCTACTCCGGGACAACCAGGACAACCAGGACAACCATCAGCACCATCAATATCACCGGGTCCACTG AAAGTCCCTCATCAGATAAGCTTGCCCTCCGGACTTGAAAAAGGAATGGTGTTGACTGTTCACGGTATACCAACTGGCAAAAG gtttgtTATTGACTTTGTAGACGGACAGGATATTGCTTTCCATTTCAATCCCCGTTTTGACGAAAGACCTAATGTAATTGTGCGCAATTCAATGTCTCGTGGCAATTGGGGATCAGAGGAACGAAAGAGTCCAAAGTTTCCATTTGTGCAGAACCAACCATTCAag CTTCAAATTCTTTTTGAACCTGACTGTTATAAAGTAGCAGTGAACAATGAGAACTTATTTCAGTACAATCACCGGTTGAAAAACTTCTCCAAGATTAATGTTATACGCATTGGTGGAGACCTCACCCTCTCAGAAGCGTCCATGTATAAAATGTGA